CACTATCAACTGGTTGCTAACCTCTCAGGGGTATGGGTTTAATTATTAAGTTAGTGTCCTATAATTTTAGATTCCACAGTGCAGACTCACATATTGAATAaagagttaaaaatatttaatgattcctgtaattgtacatttttattcacttttaactcatgtataataaacatatagagtaaaataaaatttcttagTATGTGTGTCTTTTACAGAAACTTTGGTGAATTATAGGAAACTTTTTGAATGAGTACAACCATTACAAGGTACATGAATTATTGTAAAAagcttgtatattatatatctgtAGGCCTTTATGAagtatttattcataatttccCACCAGCTCTCGAGCTAAagtgtaaatattatgtaaactaaGATTAACTCTCTTTAGTATTGAGTGTTGTGGTGCTTTTTGATTTTGTTGATTCATATGTGGGGAGCGGCCTTGCAATGCCCACTCTTACTATGCCCCTGGGTGCTCCTTTTAATGCTTGAACTGCTTGATCTAACGTGGCATTCTTAATACTAGCTCCATTTACAGACATCACTCTATCTCCTGGGGAGATTTCCCCATTTTTCTCAGCCACCCCACCAGGCACTAGACTCCGGATGACTATAACTGTGCCGTTAGGATCAACAGGATCTTGATAGTCCAAGATTGAGAATCCAAGCCCTTGATCACCTTTGAACAGTTCAACAATGTCTTCTTTACTCTGCCACATAGCTAGACCTGATACACACTCCAAGGATCGTGATTTCTTGGAACCTGAATGATTGGTTAGTGTCGCTGTACTTGATGTATTGATAGATGTGTCAGATTGAGCTTTTACTATTGTTGTGAGGTTATTCAAACTTCCTGATATAATTTTTCTAGCTTCAAACCCTTCACGATCTTGTGCTAAGTTCACTACAGGCCTCGGCCCACTGTCTGTGCTGCTGCGAGCACAAACTAAACGTACACGGTTGGGCAGCTGTTTTAGTATATTTACAACTTCAgtgtgtgttaatccatgcaATTGATGTTCATTCGCTTCTAATAATTCATCACCAGCTGTGAACAAGCCTTGTACACCTACAGGACCTTCTGGAAGAACTGATCTAATATAATGATGAGGTCTGACTTCTTGGCCACCTTCCACATCCACTGTTCCTTCTAGACTTATCCCTAAACCTGATAATTTATGCACTTCGgcaattaaaatttctttttcagATCCAAATTCCACCTTCcactttttctttatttcatctTTATCTATAGCTAATATTGCATCaaattttttatctaaatcCTCCTGTGTGGGTTCATATTCAATTTCCCCGACTTCTGGCACACCTGAGTCTATTGTGGTGTTTGACTCTGGTTCTGGTTCAATTTCTGTAATACTATTATCAGCTTGGGAAGGCACTGGGAACCAGCTCAGAGTCGTAGTAGAGGGGGAAGGCGAGGTGGGTCGCTCTTCATTGAATATAGCAAGCTGTAGGTGCTCAAACTTTGGACCTCTCAAATATCTTTCTAAAACTAAGTGAACAGATATACCTGTGTTTCTTAATATCTCTACAGCCTGAGGATTGCTTTTATCAGCTAGAGAAGTACCATCAACTTCTATGATCCTGTCATTTAATCTAATCTTACCACTCTGTTCGGCACTGCTGCCTTCTATGATGCTTTTTACAAAAATCCCTGACAACTCTTCTTTTTCACACACATACCCTGCTACAGTGATGCCTAAGCCGTAAACATTCTTATTCAAGTCAACGTGAACTATTTCTACCTCAGGTTGAGGAGGCAACTCCACCGGAACAGTGATTGTTATTGTTGGAGATATAGCACTAATGATGGGGTGGTCGGGT
The Bicyclus anynana chromosome 21, ilBicAnyn1.1, whole genome shotgun sequence genome window above contains:
- the LOC112054739 gene encoding patj homolog encodes the protein MVRKTMVLSTEWAQVEVVELTNDGNGLGFNLVGGRSTGVVIKYVLPGGIADKDGRLQSGDHVLQVGSVNLRGFTSEQVAAVLRQTGPTVRLLVARPADPAAALRAPLPGTALVPTKLLADPELLDRHLIETGYGAVYDLSQCYSDYINGQNGDMDNLVAAVSILSDNPQQIPDHPIISAISPTITITVPVELPPQPEVEIVHVDLNKNVYGLGITVAGYVCEKEELSGIFVKSIIEGSSAEQSGKIRLNDRIIEVDGTSLADKSNPQAVEILRNTGISVHLVLERYLRGPKFEHLQLAIFNEERPTSPSPSTTTLSWFPVPSQADNSITEIEPEPESNTTIDSGVPEVGEIEYEPTQEDLDKKFDAILAIDKDEIKKKWKVEFGSEKEILIAEVHKLSGLGISLEGTVDVEGGQEVRPHHYIRSVLPEGPVGVQGLFTAGDELLEANEHQLHGLTHTEVVNILKQLPNRVRLVCARSSTDSGPRPVVNLAQDREGFEARKIISGSLNNLTTIVKAQSDTSINTSSTATLTNHSGSKKSRSLECVSGLAMWQSKEDIVELFKGDQGLGFSILDYQDPVDPNGTVIVIRSLVPGGVAEKNGEISPGDRVMSVNGASIKNATLDQAVQALKGAPRGIVRVGIARPLPTYESTKSKSTTTLNTKES